In Caproicibacterium amylolyticum, a genomic segment contains:
- the deoC gene encoding deoxyribose-phosphate aldolase: MDIEKILGCVDHTLLTQTATWAEIQQICDDAMHYKTASVCIPASYVKQAKAYVGSRMAVCTVIGFPNGYSTTATKVFEAKDALANGADEIDMVINISWVKDGRFEDVLNEIREVKKACGSHILKVIIETCLLTDAEKIKMCKVVTDSGADFIKTSTGFSTEGATFADVELFHQHVGGNVRIKAAGGIASLEDAEKFLNLGASRLGTSRIVKIIKKEEAHGY, from the coding sequence ATGGATATTGAAAAGATTCTTGGCTGCGTTGACCACACCCTGCTGACGCAAACGGCGACTTGGGCGGAAATTCAGCAGATTTGTGACGATGCGATGCACTACAAAACCGCTTCCGTCTGTATTCCGGCAAGTTATGTGAAACAGGCAAAAGCGTATGTCGGCAGCCGTATGGCGGTCTGCACGGTGATTGGTTTTCCAAACGGCTACTCCACCACCGCGACAAAAGTTTTTGAAGCAAAAGATGCTCTTGCAAACGGTGCGGATGAAATTGACATGGTCATCAATATCAGCTGGGTAAAGGATGGTCGGTTTGAGGATGTACTCAACGAAATCCGCGAGGTCAAAAAGGCCTGCGGCAGCCATATTTTAAAGGTGATTATTGAAACCTGCCTGCTTACCGATGCGGAAAAGATCAAGATGTGCAAGGTCGTAACGGATTCCGGTGCGGACTTTATTAAAACATCCACTGGATTTTCTACCGAGGGCGCTACCTTTGCAGATGTGGAACTGTTCCATCAGCATGTCGGCGGGAATGTGCGCATTAAGGCTGCGGGCGGCATCGCTTCCCTGGAAGATGCCGAAAAGTTTCTAAACTTGGGTGCAAGCCGCCTTGGCACCAGCCGCATTGTGAAAATCATTAAGAAAGAAGAAGCACACGGGTATTAA